A stretch of DNA from Rhizobium sp. EC-SD404:
AACACTGGCGGCTCGCCCCAGTTCTTCCGCAGCCGCCTGCGCGACATTCTTGCGCAGCCGGCCGAAGCGGAAGAACGGACAGCGGAAATTGCTGACGACGAGATTGCCGTCGAAACCATCAGCCTCATGCCGTATGATGATGCGGACGCGGCCAGCCGCATGCCGGATTTCGCCAAGAAGCTCTATCAGATCAGCCTGTCGCCTGATCTGCCCGGCAGCGTCTACGAACTCACGAGTGAAGTGCCCGCAATGGACGGCAGTGGTGTCCGTCTGCGGGAAACATATCGGTTCAGGGAGCTTGTCCAATGATCCGACGATGGCAACTATTCATGGCGGTGCTTGCCGTTGGCGCTGCGGGCACAGTTCCCAGGGCTGAATCCGCGAACGGCTATCCCACTGAGGTCGTCGCCGATTACGTTCTCGGTTGCATGGCGGCCAACGGGCAGACCGCCAAGGCACTTCGGCAGTGTTCGTGCAGCATCGACGTGGTCTCTTCGCTGTTGACCTATGACGACTACAGCGCTGCCGAAACGGTGCTGCGGATGCGGCAGGTGCCGGGCGGCGGCGAGAAGATGATGATTTTCCGCGAGACACCGGCAAGCCAAGTGAAGGTCGATGCCTTGCGGCAGTCGCAGATAGAAGCCGAGGTCCGCTGCTTCTACTGAAGCAGATGGGCTCGACCGTCGGGCGCAGGAATGGATGACTGGGAACAGAGTGATCTGGGCATTCGTGACCGGCCGAAGGCCGCACCGCGACCGGCCATTCGCCGTGCATGGTCCGGATCACGCATGCCGGAAGGCATCGTCGAGGAACTTGCCGCCGGCATTGTCGATTGCGACGCGTCGCTGATCGCGCTCTTCGTATCGTCGGCTGCGCCCTACGACGCGGTGGTGCGTTCTTTGTCGGCCCGGTTTCCGGGCGTGCCGCTGATCGGCTGCACGACCGCCGGCAGCCTGACGGAGCAGCGCTACGAAGCCGATGGCGCGATCGTGCTTGCCTTCGATCGCAGCGCGTTTTCCTTCGAGATATGCCTTCTGGAAAACCTCAAGGAATTTTCCATTCCACGCGGTGGCGAACTGATCGAAACTGCCTATTTCCGGCTGTTGCGCGAGCTCGAGCAGGACCGCTCGAACCTCTTTGCCATGCTGCTGGTCGACGGGTTGTCGCGACGCGAGGAGGAGATCGCAGCAAGTGCTTATGCGGCGCTGGACGAGGTGCCCGTTTTCGGCGCATCGGCCGGCGACAATCTGCATTTCGACACGACGCAGATCTTCTACAATGGGGCGATCCTCGAAGACACGG
This window harbors:
- a CDS encoding FIST N-terminal domain-containing protein, whose protein sequence is MDDWEQSDLGIRDRPKAAPRPAIRRAWSGSRMPEGIVEELAAGIVDCDASLIALFVSSAAPYDAVVRSLSARFPGVPLIGCTTAGSLTEQRYEADGAIVLAFDRSAFSFEICLLENLKEFSIPRGGELIETAYFRLLRELEQDRSNLFAMLLVDGLSRREEEIAASAYAALDEVPVFGASAGDNLHFDTTQIFYNGAILEDTALVVIGASNRQLEVFKFEHFRPMEEKLVITSADPERRIVKTINAEPAAEEYARLIGVDVSALTPAVFAANPLLARIGGDYHVRAIQKSDDQGALHFFCAVDEGIVLTPASPVDMRDNLLLNMEQISDRLGSLELVLCFDCILRRLEAERLGIKHELLPIFKRFNMIGFSTYGEQFKFLHLSQTLTGLAIGAAE